The following are from one region of the Passer domesticus isolate bPasDom1 chromosome 13, bPasDom1.hap1, whole genome shotgun sequence genome:
- the DRD1 gene encoding D(1A) dopamine receptor translates to MTWNDTTMDGEGLLVERDSSSFRILTGCFLSLLILSTLLGNTLVCAAVIRFRHLRSKVTNFFVISLAVSDLLVAVLVMPWKAVAEIAGFWPFGSFCNIWVAFDIMCSTASILNLCVISVDRYWAISSPFRYERKMTPKAAFIMISVAWTLSVLISFIPVQLNWHKATTTNVLDFNASLEGVSMDNCDSSLNRMYAISSSLISFYIPVAIMIVTYTRIYRIAQKQIRRISALERAAVHAKNCQNPGGNRSSMDCQQPESNFKMSFKRETKVLKTLSVIMGVFVCCWLPFFVLNCMIPFCEPTQPSKGAEAFCINSTTFDVFIWFGWANSSLNPIIYAFNADFRKAFSTLLGCYRLCPLSGNAIETVSINNNGAVVFSSQHEPKGSSPKESNLVYLIPHSIICPEEEPLKKEDEEGELSKTLEKMSPALSGILDYEADVSLEKINPITQNGQHKT, encoded by the coding sequence ATGACTTGGAACGACACCACTATGGACGGGGAAGGGTTGCTGGTGGAAAGGGACTCCTCTTCCTTTCGGATCCTCACGGGCTGCTTCCTCTCGCTCCTGATCCTCTCCACGCTGCTGGGAAACACGCTGGTCTGCGCAGCTGTCATTCGGTTTCGCCACCTCAGGTCCAAGGTGACCAACTTCTTTGTCATCTCCTTGGCCGTGTCAGATCTCCTAGTGGCAGTTTTGGTCATGCCTTGGAAAGCTGTGGCTGAGATCGCCGGTTTCTGGCCTTTTGGTTCATTTTGCAACATCTGGGTGGCCTTTGATATTATGTGCTCAACAGCCTCCATCTTAAACCTCTGTGTCATTAGTGTGGACAGATACTGGGCCATCTCCAGCCCGTTTAGGTACGAGAGGAAAATGACCCCCAAGGCAGCCTTCATCATGATCAGCGTGGCGTGGACTTTGTCCGTGCTGATCTCCTTCATCCCGGTGCAGCTGAACTGGCACAAGGCTACAACCACGAACGTTTTGGACTTCAATGCCAGCTTAGAAGGTGTGAGCATGGACAACTGTGATTCTAGCCTAAACAGGATGTATGCCATCTCCTCTTCTCTAATTAGCTTCTACATCCCCGTGGCCATCATGATAGTCACCTACACCAGGATATACCGGATTGCTCAGAAGCAAATCCGGCGCATCTCGGCTCtggagagagcagcagtgcaTGCCAAGAACTGCCAGAACCCAGGTGGCAACAGGAGCAGCATGGACTGCCAGCAGCCAGAGAGCAACTTCAAAATGTCCTTCAAGAGGGAAACAAAGGTGTTAAAGACCCTCTCGGTGATCATGGGGGTGtttgtgtgctgctggctgccatTTTTTGTGTTGAACTGCATGATTCCCTTCTGCGAGCCCACCCAGCCGTCCAAGGGAGCAGAGGCTTTCTGCATTAATTCCACCACCTTTGATGTTTTTATATGGTTTGGATGGGCCAATTCTTCCCTCAACCCCATCATTTATGCCTTCAACGCTGATTTCCGCAAGGCATTCTCCACCTTGCTGGGCTGCTACAGGCTCTGCCCCCTGTCTGGCAATGCCATCGAGACTGTCAGCATTAACAACAACGGGGCCGTGGTTTTTTCCAGCCAACACGAGCCCAAAGGGTCCAGCCCCAAAGAGTCTAATCTGGTTTACCTGATTCCACACTCCATTATCTGCCCGGAAGAAGAACCTCTTAAAAAGGAAGACGAGGAGGGTGAACTGTCAAAGACCTTGGAGAAGATGTCTCCAGCACTGTCGGGTATCTTGGATTATGAAGCTGATGTTTCTTTGGAAAAGATCAATCCCATTACACAGAATGGGCAGCATAAAACCTGA